A segment of the Myxococcales bacterium genome:
CAATGCAATTTGTAGGCGGCCTCGCCGCGCAGAAAATCGTAGACCCGCGCCCCGCGCTCCACCGCGTCGGCGACGGCGAAGTTGAGCGCGACGTAGCCCAGGTTGTACGTGTCCCAATGCGGATCGGGATCGCTGCCCTGCTGGTACAGGTACAACCGGTCGCCGATCTGGTAGCCGTAGGTGGCGAACACCGGCTGCTCGTTGACCCGCAGAATGCCCAGCCGCAGCCAGCCGCGTTCCAGCCCCGCCGCGGCCATGTCGTGATGAAAGCCGACGAACCGCTCGTTGACGAACACGCCCGGCAGGCCGTCGGCGTTCCAGCGCGCGAGGTGCAGCCGGATCAGCGTTTCCATCGCCTCGTGCACGGTGGCCGGATCCTCGTGAAACACGTGCTCGACCTTGTGGTTGAGCTGCAACTGGCGCAGTTTCTTGCGGGCGTTGTAACGGCTCTTTTTGCTGAGGGTTTCGAGATACTCGTCGAAGGTCGCGGCGAGCGGTGCGTACGGCGCGAAATAGCGATGGCGGCGGCGCACCCGGCCGCACTGCTTTTCCAGCGCCGCGCCCAGCGCCGGCAGCACCGGGCTGTCGATCGCCATGTCCGCCAGGTCCAGCACGTCCCAGTCGCGCGCGGCCTTCAGGTGCGCGGTCATCGCCGCCAGCACCTCCGGCGCCCGCTCGGGCGCGACGATCGGCTGCAGAAAATCGGAGCAGATTTCCCCGCTGCCCAGGTACGCCAGCACCCGCACCCGCGTGCCCTTCGCCGGCAGCGGCATCTTGCGCGGGCCGATCATCTCCACCTCGACCTCGCCGAAGGTGCGTTCGGTCAAAAACAGCGGCCAGATGCCGATGACCGCCTCGCCGTCCAGCGCGGTCAGTACGCGAAGTTCGCCCAGCGACTGGTAATGCTTCCACCAGATCCGGTTCCAGAGGTGCGAGCCGAAAAGCGAATCGCCCGCGCCCTGGCCGGTCAGGCTTTCCCACGCGGGCCGCAAGGCTTCCAGGCCGGCCAGGTCGGTGACCGCGCGAATCGTCAGACCCATCACAGCACCTCGCGCAGCTTTTTGAACCAGCCCCACTTGCCGATCACCGTGTCCTTCATGAACCGGGCCAGCCGGTATTCGATCGGGAACTCGTAACGCAGCCGATGGACGCGCCAATGGCTGATTTTCGACAGCAGGCGCAGCGGCAGGCGCAGCTTGTGGGTCCGCAGCCGCTCGCGCATCGTCGCGTCGGGGATGGCGAACTTGAAGTAAAAGCGGGTGGCCATTTTCAGCAGTTCGGAAAGCCGCGCGTCGACCCACGGCATGTTCGGATCGTAGGGGCTGTAAATGAGAAAATCGCTCAGTTTCTTGGCGTACGGCAGGCCGAATTTGTGCGCCCAATCGTAGAGGGGCGTGTCGGGAAACGGCGTGTAATAGAAATACGAGCTGTCGGCGTCGGGCGCCAGTTCCTTGAGTTCGGCCATGTAGCGCAGCGTCATCTTGGTATCGACCCAGTTCTTTTCGTCGGGGAAGCCGACCATGAACGAGTACACCGGGTTCATGCCGTACTTGATGACCCGCTCCGAGCAGGCCCGCACCGCCTCGGGACCGATCTCCTTCTCGATCAGGTCCATGATCCGCTGGCTGCCCGATTCGCCGCCGATCGCCAGTTCCCGGCAACCGCTGTCGCGGATCATCGCCATCAGGTCGTCTTCGTAGGTCAGCAACTGGTCGACGCGCACGCTGCATTTCCAGGCGATATTCAATCGGCGTTCGATCATCCCCTCGACGATCCGCCGCGCCCGCACCTTGTTGGTGAAAAAGTTCGAATCGTGAAAATCGACGCCGGCGACGCCGTAGCGCTCCTTGAGGTAGGTCAGGTCCTCGAGCACGCGCTCGGCGCTGTAGCCGAACCAGCCGCGCTCGAACATCGCCGTGATGTGGCAGAAGCGGCACTTGCCGTGGCAGCCGCGCGAGGACGTGTAGTTGATGGCGCGATCGATGCCGGCGATCATTTGCTGGCAGCGGCCGCCGTCGCGCTCGATGTACCAGTTGAGGTCCACCTTGTCCCAGCCGGCGGCGAACTCGTCGAGATTGCGGTCGAATTCGCGCGGCGCGGTCCGTTTGATCTCGCCGTCGCGCTTGTAGGCGATGCCGGGCACGTTCGCCGCGTCGCCGCCGGCCGCGAGGGTCGTCAGCAATTCCGGCAAGGTCGTTTCGGCCGTGCCGACGGTGCAGTAATCGAGCGTCGGCTCGCCCAGGTTGGCCTCGGCGGCCATGGCGGCCTGCCAACCGGCGAAAATAACGGGCATTTCCGGGTGCAGCCGCTTGGCGATCTGCGTCGCGGTGATTAGGTCTTCGAGTTGGCGGCCGATCTTGCCCATGATGACCAGGGCGAAGGCGTCGGACAGTTCCTTTTGCAGCGTCGCTTCCCAGTCGTCGGGATGCCGTTTGGCGTCGAGAATCAGCCCCGACATGCCGTGCCGGTCGCAAAGGGCCGCCAGGCGCATCGAGGCCAAAGGTACAAAAGTGAATAAAACCGGTTTTTCCTCGCGACCGTAGGCAAAGACGATTTTACAAGGGGGCATTATGAGACCTTCTTTGCTTCATTTGGTAGATACATATTCGACATTTTAATGGGAATACTTGAATCAGAATAGTGGGAAGTGAAAAACAATTTAATCTACTGAACTAAATTAAGGTTCCTTAAAAAACTGGCTGCCTTTTCAAGATCCTGTTGTTTTATTGTCCAACCATAGTCCTTTCCAACTTTTTTAATTTCATCAAAAGTAATACTTTCCCCTTTATTTAAGCATAAAAAATACGCCTTGGCAGCAATAGAAAGGTCTAGATAGTTTAAGCCGCTACTTTTTGTTTCAATATCTTTTGCAGCTGTCTGAATTCTCGTCCATTCTTCAGTGCGTTGACTAGCTAGCATCTCGGAAACACTTTGCCCCATAGTAGTTAAAGAAAAATCGTGTCTCGCCATTTCAAAACCAGAAGGATCCAAACCGGCCCCTGATATCTTTTCTTCAATATATCCTAAAGCTTTTAATGTCGAATTTGTATTTTCAATAATTGGCGAGTAAGGCCCATAGTAATGCGGTTTATAGCCGAGGTTTATTCCCAATTTATGACCAAGGAAGTAAACCCTTTTCTGTAAAACAGTTTTACCATTGATGCTATTGCCAAATGCTTTATAAACAAGAAGAAGAAAATGTGTGATTTCAATGTTCATTTTCGCTCTCCCTGGTTGCAAAGCTGTTCACAGTCTCTTTTATCGGCATTTCAAGCGCCTGAATTAAGCGTTCTCTCTTTTCGGGTGTAGAGTAATTTACCGGCGCATAAATTTAAACATGATACTCATTCATTTTTTCATTTATAGAACGAAATAGAGAAGATTCGATCTCAAAACGGCGATATTTATTGTTGGCTAAATGGATCATGATTTCTGATTCATCTTCTGTCGATTGGGATTTTACAGACTTAACTTGGAATACATTTAATATTACATATCTATTTTTAACAGCTGACCTTATATCCGTCACATCAAAAGCGATTCCTAGATTTTGACATTCCTTCTCAATATTCTGACATAATTGACTCTCCAACAACGATCGCGTTTCTTTTTTTTCTGGTCTCATTATTGTCTGGAGTATCTGTTTTTCTTTAGCATTAAAAGCATCTCCTAATACTTTGTGGTAAACCCTTTTAAAAAGGTGCCTATTTTGAATTCTTAACATAATATTATAGACTAAGGTTGACCTATTTTTTTCCTCCAAGGCGCGACTGAAAATTTCATTATCGTCCCATTTTAGATACTCACCCATATATTTATCTGTACTTTCATAATGATAAATATTGTATAACCAGTCTAAATTATCTTCTTCTATTCCAAGGACAACCGCACGAACAATCATTTCATCCGTGATCAATCTTACTCGATGGCGATAGACCTGATTAGTTAAATAATACTTTGCTAAAATATATTGTTCCAATGAGTTTACGCCATCATTATCTACCATTAAATAATGCTCGCCAGCAACATCCGGAATTGAGCACATCTCTCGCTGCAATTGATCAAGGTCGAAAATGCCATACTTTACGCCACAATAATAACTGTCTCGCAAAAGATAATCCTGTTTATCAGCATCCAATGGACCTGTAATTATCGATTTAAGAATAGGAGAGCGATCATTTTCGCTTAATATTTTTACAATATCCATTCGTTGATCTCTGGAAAGGGGACGGTCCAAGTCAGGATGAGTCTGGATAATTTGGTGTGTCAGTTTTTCATGGATTTTCTCTTTTTCTATTTTTTCGACATTTCCTTCATTACCTTCTCCATACAGTTCAAGAATTGTTTCCGAAACATGGGAAAAGGGGCCATGGCCTAAATCATGTAGTAATGCTGCTTCCTTTACCAGGCGTATTTCATCTTGCGATAAGCCCAATTTTAACGCCATTCGACCTGCAACTTCAAATACCCCTAAAGAATGTTCAAATCTTGAATGTAGTGCGCCTGGATAAACTAAATAGGCTAATGCTAGCTGTTTGATTCTTCGTAGCCGTTGGAATAATGGAGTATCAATGATTTTTGCATCATTTTCTGTTAATTTTATAAAACCGTGGATTGGATCGCGTAAACTTCGTGTCTCAGCCATTCATTTCCTCAATATATTTTACTTATACATATCAAGAATAAATCACTCGCGCAAGACGCCGACCAGGTCGGCGAGGTCCTCGCCGCCGGTCAATTCGAGGAAAATCGACTCCAGCCGGCCGCCTTCGTTCCGGTTGGTGGCGCGCAGCTCGGCCATGGTGCCCAGGGCGATGATCCGACCCTGGTTGATGA
Coding sequences within it:
- a CDS encoding GNAT family N-acetyltransferase — translated: MGLTIRAVTDLAGLEALRPAWESLTGQGAGDSLFGSHLWNRIWWKHYQSLGELRVLTALDGEAVIGIWPLFLTERTFGEVEVEMIGPRKMPLPAKGTRVRVLAYLGSGEICSDFLQPIVAPERAPEVLAAMTAHLKAARDWDVLDLADMAIDSPVLPALGAALEKQCGRVRRRHRYFAPYAPLAATFDEYLETLSKKSRYNARKKLRQLQLNHKVEHVFHEDPATVHEAMETLIRLHLARWNADGLPGVFVNERFVGFHHDMAAAGLERGWLRLGILRVNEQPVFATYGYQIGDRLYLYQQGSDPDPHWDTYNLGYVALNFAVADAVERGARVYDFLRGEAAYKLHWAREKRELVEWQAARGGWRGRLFMWHSAINTDDQLRAKVKRLIGR
- a CDS encoding HD domain-containing protein, encoding MAETRSLRDPIHGFIKLTENDAKIIDTPLFQRLRRIKQLALAYLVYPGALHSRFEHSLGVFEVAGRMALKLGLSQDEIRLVKEAALLHDLGHGPFSHVSETILELYGEGNEGNVEKIEKEKIHEKLTHQIIQTHPDLDRPLSRDQRMDIVKILSENDRSPILKSIITGPLDADKQDYLLRDSYYCGVKYGIFDLDQLQREMCSIPDVAGEHYLMVDNDGVNSLEQYILAKYYLTNQVYRHRVRLITDEMIVRAVVLGIEEDNLDWLYNIYHYESTDKYMGEYLKWDDNEIFSRALEEKNRSTLVYNIMLRIQNRHLFKRVYHKVLGDAFNAKEKQILQTIMRPEKKETRSLLESQLCQNIEKECQNLGIAFDVTDIRSAVKNRYVILNVFQVKSVKSQSTEDESEIMIHLANNKYRRFEIESSLFRSINEKMNEYHV
- a CDS encoding B12-binding domain-containing radical SAM protein, which gives rise to MPPCKIVFAYGREEKPVLFTFVPLASMRLAALCDRHGMSGLILDAKRHPDDWEATLQKELSDAFALVIMGKIGRQLEDLITATQIAKRLHPEMPVIFAGWQAAMAAEANLGEPTLDYCTVGTAETTLPELLTTLAAGGDAANVPGIAYKRDGEIKRTAPREFDRNLDEFAAGWDKVDLNWYIERDGGRCQQMIAGIDRAINYTSSRGCHGKCRFCHITAMFERGWFGYSAERVLEDLTYLKERYGVAGVDFHDSNFFTNKVRARRIVEGMIERRLNIAWKCSVRVDQLLTYEDDLMAMIRDSGCRELAIGGESGSQRIMDLIEKEIGPEAVRACSERVIKYGMNPVYSFMVGFPDEKNWVDTKMTLRYMAELKELAPDADSSYFYYTPFPDTPLYDWAHKFGLPYAKKLSDFLIYSPYDPNMPWVDARLSELLKMATRFYFKFAIPDATMRERLRTHKLRLPLRLLSKISHWRVHRLRYEFPIEYRLARFMKDTVIGKWGWFKKLREVL